Sequence from the Maribacter algicola genome:
TTGTCTCGGATAGGGGTAATGATTTCTATTTCCGGAGCAATGATCTGGAAAATCATATCAAAACGCACTTGGTCGTTGCCTGCACCCGTACTGCCATGGGCGATGTATTTGGCCCCTATTTTCTTGGCATGGTTGACTATTTCAATGGCCTGTACGATCCGCTCCGCACTTACGGAAAGGGGGTAGGTGTTGTTCTTGAGTACATTTCCAAAAATGAGGTACTTTACTACCTTGTCGTAAAAGGTCTGCACGGCATCGATAGATGTATAGGAACTAGCTCCCAATTGCAACGCCTTTTCTTCTATGGTTTTAATCTCTTCAGGAGAAAAGCCACCGGTATTTACACTTACGGCATGTACTTCAAATCCTTTATCCTTTGATAAATATTTTGCGCAATAAGAGGTATCCAATCCTCCGCTATAGGCTAATACTAATTTCATTTTTATTTACTTATTCCCCAGTTATTAGGGATGGTTTGATTACTTTTTTTCTTTATTAAAAAATAGGGCTTCCTTGATGCTTTTGAGCCTTTTAAAGGCTTTGCTACTTATCTCCTTCCGATTCTTATCCTTTTCCTTTTGCTCAGGGTCGTACAACATACCTGTACATAGGCACATTTTACGTTCGGTACGTGTGAGGATATCAAAGTTTTTGCAGGTTTGGCAGCCCTTCCAAAATTCAGGGTCGTCCGTAAGTTCGGAAAAGGTTACCGGTTGGTATCCAAGATCATAATTAATTTTCATTACTGCCAACCCCGTGGTAATCCCAAAAATCTTGGCATTGGGGAATTTCTCTCTACTGAGTTCAAAAATCCTACCCTTTATGGCTTTTGCGAGTCCTTGGCCCCGGTAATCGGGATGTACGATGAGTCCGGAATTGGCCACAAATTTCTCATGCCCCCATACTTCGATATAGCAAAATCCAGCAAATTTCTCCCCGTCCAAGGCGATGATGGCATTACCGTTGGATAGCTTTTTCTGGATGTATTCAGGAGTGCGCTTTGCAATACCTGTTCCCCGCACTTTGGCTGATTCCGCTATGGTATCGCAAATGATCTGTGCGTATTTAAAGTGTGATTCGTTAGCAACAACTAGCTTCATTGCTATAAATTAAGATTAAAAAAGAAATAAAAATAAGATTTTGCTCGTGCGGAAATGGACTCACCTAATTCCATTAAAAGTTTATAACCCTTACGGGCGTCTACGGCGAGATACGAACGGACTGATTGGAGTACTGATACTCTTGGAAATCGAAATGTAATGGTTCTCGTTCATTATGAAAGTAAAAGTACAAATTAAATCCAACCTATCTAAACGAGGAAGGAATTTTTACAAAATGGCTACTTTTTGTGAAGTTGTGCAACAACCTCATACACAATAAATCCAATTACCACAGTGTATTCCAAAGACAATAAAAGCAAATTCTCCTTATTGTCCACTTGTGAATAGGCAAAATAACTTAGTACGATCATTCCTGTCCAAATGACGGGATATTTGACCGAGTTAAAGACACCCAATAGTAATACGGAAATAATATACCAAGGATGGACCGTTGTAGAAATCATGTAGTACAGGGTGAGCAACCACATCATGGAAGAAATTAATTTTAGAAGGTCCCTATTGTTTCTTAGGAAGGTCAGAAGTATGGCGGTTGCCAAGGTAATATAGGGAACGATCTTCCCGTAGTCTTTGATAAAATCCCAAGATTTCTCGTCCATGGATATGGCAATTTTCTTGGCGAGGTTATAAATTCCGGCATTAAATTCAAAATTTGAAAACCAAAGTCCGACAGTTTTTGAATAGTTGGTTAGAAAGGCAGGGTCATAAAAAGGCAGAAACAATAGAAGGGAAATACCTCCGATAATAAGATAAAATGGCAGGCTTTTTTTTAGTCCGAAATATTTTAAAAACAAAGGCAAAAAAAGAATCGGCACCAATTTTACCGAAATAGAACAAGCCATTACGACTCCTGCCAGTTGCCATTTATTTTGGGAAAGCAGATAAAGCGCCCATACCAAAAAGAACAACATAATACCCTCAAAATGAAGGTTCCCTGTTAGTTCAACGATGACCAAGGGATTTAAAAAGTACCAGCAGATAAGATGTGGGGACTTATTGAGGTTTTTTAAGAGTTTTCTTCCGAAATAAAAAATACCTAGATCGGCAAGTATGGTAAAGGCCCGCATGACCATTATGGAGCCCAAAATGCTTTTACCGCCCAGCATGGCGGCCAGGGCAAAAAACAGCTGATGTAATGGAGGATAACTGCTGTAATGTTTAGCACTTAGGCTACCCATTCCTTGATAGAGTTCCTGGGCATTTGCAATGGGCAGTCCCAGATTTTCCATTAAGGCGTTTGGGGTTTCCAAATAAGGGTTTATGAAATTCACCACCAGTTCGCCATCCCATATAAACCGATAAAAGTCCTGGGACAAATGGGGTTCTATTGGTATAAATACGAGCCTGAATAATACACCGGAAACCAAAAGAAACCTAAAGTTCCATTTTTCAAATTGGATAAGCTTCCAAGAAAAGAAGAAAAGCGCGGCAAAAAGCGTAAAAAGTTTAAAGTAATCCGTGCGCTCCAATTGATACGCCAAGGTGTAATAAAATACTAACGAGAACAGCGCAAAAAGTAGGGGCAGTTTGTGGAGTTGAAGATACGTTGTTAACCTTCTTGGCACGGTTATTTGGTTTGGTTTAAGAACATGCTAATTTACTCGATTTTTTAGCGATGCTTTCTTTTAAATCCTATTAATCTATAAATCAGGATTTTCAATATCAAAAACCATAAATGAAAAACGGACGGTCATTAGAGGACCATCCGTTGGATGATAAATAATTTTTTCCCTTAAACGAAGCTTATTCCATACCTTCCGCAAATTTCACCAACTTTTGCCAAATCTGGTGAACCTGGAGGCAATTGGGCCAACTCGTGAAACATTACCTCAATACCGGCGGGAAAGGCGGAAGTAATCATTTTAGCTTTTTCCGTTCCTACTACCTTCCAAGCATGGGGTACATTTTTTGGGGCAAATGCAACGTCCCCAGCTTTCAATATAGAGGTTTTTCCATCTACCATTATTTCTACCTCTCCCTTAATCACGCGAAAAATTTCATCTTCTTTGGTATGGATATGGGGCGGTATACCCGCACCCGGTTCAACATTGTCTACCCATTCCATAATCTGATTCCCCGTTTCACTTCCTAAAATTTTGTGGGTTTGAATATCACCAATAACATTAATGGTTTCACCCTCGTCATCCTTAATAATTTTGGGGTCATTCTTATTTTCAACTGATAGGTTTTTTTGAGATTTGCCACTTAATAATTGTGGAGCGATTAGGGTTACGCCCAATCCCATTCCCGTTGCCTTAATAAATTTTTTTCTGTCCATGTTCTTAAGTTTTACGGCAAGTTAAGGGCATACAGGTATTAGCTTCCTATGAAAAACTCCGTAAAGCCTTAGATTTTGGGACTTTTATTATGCTCGGTGCATGGAAGGCGTAAAACCGGTGTGTTGTTTGTAGAAGTAGCTAAAGTAATCCGCTGATGAGAATCCAAGACCAAACCCAATTTCCTTGATGCTTTTATCCGAAAACTTAAGTTGATGGCGAGCCCTCATAATACGCTGTTCTGTTATTAGACTCTTAGCGGTTACTCCCAGGACCTCTTTGACACATTCGTTCAAGTATTTGCTACTTATATTTAGGATATTGGCATATTCCTCTACTTCATGCAGTTCACAGACATGCTTATCCATCAATTTTTTATATTGATAAACAATGGATTTCTTGCTGTTGTTCTCTGAAATGACCGATTTAATATTGCATTGACCATCACAGTACACAAAAAATGTGTTCAAAAGTGAGATGATAGCATCTTCTTTATGGTTTAGGTGGGAATCCACCAGTTCATCTATCATCTCTAAAATACCGTAAACTCTTTTTTCTATCCCCGGGGCCAAATTTATTTTTGGAATTTCTTCTCCTGAAAACAAGCGAACTTCATTGATATGGAGTTTGCTCAATAAGGGATTATTCAATATTTCTGGCGTCAGATACAATATATATCCGTTAGAAATATCACTTTTTCGCTTACTTATTTCCCAATCGGTCTTTGGATGAAGAAAAAAAATGGTGTTTGCCGCATTCATATAGGTTTCACCATCTATTTTTATCCAATCAATATTGTTTTTTAGTAGACAAACAGCAAAACAACCCGCATATTTTTTAACGGTTTTTTTATGGATAATGGGCTCTATGGCGATTAATTGAGGTTTCATCAACTGCAATATAACCCATTTTCCCTATAAGTGGACATTTGTCGTTAATGGTCACAGAATTACCTTTTAATAGGGTTGGGACAAATGAGTTATGCCATAAGCTATCTATTTGAAATCGTTTATATTTTCACCAAGATCCAATACAGTAACATCATTCATAAGTTTACTGAGCAAACTGCTTCCGGCCGCACTTCTATATCCTCCAGCACAATGCACTACAATGGGCTTGTCCTTTGGTATATTCTGGTAGGTATTTCTTAGATTATTTAAGGGATGTGGCAAGGCTTGCCTAAAAAATTTACCGTCATCGATTTCGCTTTGATTCCGTATATCGACAATAGTATAGTGGGATGGATTCTTTTTAAAATCTGACAAGTCCAGAATGCTACTTTTTTCTAACCGATGCTTGTCCAAAGTAAGAACCGATTTCAATTGCCCTTCATAGCCTATTTTAGAAACCCTATCTAGAATGCCCTCCAATTCATAGGGGTTTTCAATGATGACATTGAACACTTCTTCCGGTTCAACAATGGAACCCAGCCAGGTCTCGAATTTATCATTGGATGAATTCGCCTGTATGTTGATACTCCCGGGTAAATGACCTTTTTTAAAATCCGATGCATCTCTGGTGTCTACCAACAAACCTTTCTCAAACGCTTTGAATCTAAATTTAACCGCAGCATTGGCATTGCGACTATTTTTTGCCCCAGTTTTATTGATATCTACGTTAAATCCAAAATAGGAAGGAATGAAAGGTTGGCTATCCAGCAAATAGTTTACAAAATCCTCCTTGGCCTGTTTTTTAAATGCCCAATTGCCCATTCTCTCATTTCCAAGGGTGCTACTCTTGTCAGAACTCAAATTTTTGCCACATAGGGAACCCGCTCCGTGGGCAGGGAAAACCAAGGCATCGTCAGGTAGCTCATTGAACTTGTTCTGAATGGTATAGTACATCATTTCTGCCAATTCCTGTCGCTTTGCCTTCATATTTCCAGCTTTTTCCCTAAGGTCCGGTCTCCCTACGTCACCTATAAATAAAGTATCCCCGGTAAAAAGGGCGGTTTTCCTTCCGTTTCTGGCGACAATAGTGATACTATCCGGGGAATGACCTGGCGTATTGATGGCGGATAAGGTCACCTGCCCCATTGAAATGGTATCACCTTCATCAAAGGTTACATGAGGATAATCCGCACCCAATTTTTCACTATTGTAAATGGTGGCCCCCGTTTCTTCATGAATCTGTAGGTGAGAACTTATAAAGTCTGCATGTGGATGGGTTTCAATGACCGCTACAATCCTTGCTCCATGGTCATGGGCGAACTCGTAATATTGCATGGGGTCCCTTTCCGGATCTATTACGGCCATTTCCCCATCGCTAACGATGGCGTAGGAGTAGTGGGCCAGCGGGGCATATTCAAATTGTTTTATGATCATAAAATCAGTTTTTAAAAAAAGGCGCCTTTAGAAAAGACGCCTTTAGGAAATACATTTTTTAATTTAAACTTTTTTTGGCAAGATACCAAGTTACCTTTTCCACCGAGTCGTCCGCCAATCTTGCATTTAGTTCATCCAAGGATTTTGGTGGCGGAACAATGGCCTTG
This genomic interval carries:
- a CDS encoding helix-turn-helix domain-containing protein codes for the protein MKPQLIAIEPIIHKKTVKKYAGCFAVCLLKNNIDWIKIDGETYMNAANTIFFLHPKTDWEISKRKSDISNGYILYLTPEILNNPLLSKLHINEVRLFSGEEIPKINLAPGIEKRVYGILEMIDELVDSHLNHKEDAIISLLNTFFVYCDGQCNIKSVISENNSKKSIVYQYKKLMDKHVCELHEVEEYANILNISSKYLNECVKEVLGVTAKSLITEQRIMRARHQLKFSDKSIKEIGFGLGFSSADYFSYFYKQHTGFTPSMHRA
- a CDS encoding cupin domain-containing protein, which codes for MDRKKFIKATGMGLGVTLIAPQLLSGKSQKNLSVENKNDPKIIKDDEGETINVIGDIQTHKILGSETGNQIMEWVDNVEPGAGIPPHIHTKEDEIFRVIKGEVEIMVDGKTSILKAGDVAFAPKNVPHAWKVVGTEKAKMITSAFPAGIEVMFHELAQLPPGSPDLAKVGEICGRYGISFV
- a CDS encoding MBL fold metallo-hydrolase, producing MIIKQFEYAPLAHYSYAIVSDGEMAVIDPERDPMQYYEFAHDHGARIVAVIETHPHADFISSHLQIHEETGATIYNSEKLGADYPHVTFDEGDTISMGQVTLSAINTPGHSPDSITIVARNGRKTALFTGDTLFIGDVGRPDLREKAGNMKAKRQELAEMMYYTIQNKFNELPDDALVFPAHGAGSLCGKNLSSDKSSTLGNERMGNWAFKKQAKEDFVNYLLDSQPFIPSYFGFNVDINKTGAKNSRNANAAVKFRFKAFEKGLLVDTRDASDFKKGHLPGSINIQANSSNDKFETWLGSIVEPEEVFNVIIENPYELEGILDRVSKIGYEGQLKSVLTLDKHRLEKSSILDLSDFKKNPSHYTIVDIRNQSEIDDGKFFRQALPHPLNNLRNTYQNIPKDKPIVVHCAGGYRSAAGSSLLSKLMNDVTVLDLGENINDFK
- a CDS encoding mannosyltransferase, with the translated sequence MPRRLTTYLQLHKLPLLFALFSLVFYYTLAYQLERTDYFKLFTLFAALFFFSWKLIQFEKWNFRFLLVSGVLFRLVFIPIEPHLSQDFYRFIWDGELVVNFINPYLETPNALMENLGLPIANAQELYQGMGSLSAKHYSSYPPLHQLFFALAAMLGGKSILGSIMVMRAFTILADLGIFYFGRKLLKNLNKSPHLICWYFLNPLVIVELTGNLHFEGIMLFFLVWALYLLSQNKWQLAGVVMACSISVKLVPILFLPLFLKYFGLKKSLPFYLIIGGISLLLFLPFYDPAFLTNYSKTVGLWFSNFEFNAGIYNLAKKIAISMDEKSWDFIKDYGKIVPYITLATAILLTFLRNNRDLLKLISSMMWLLTLYYMISTTVHPWYIISVLLLGVFNSVKYPVIWTGMIVLSYFAYSQVDNKENLLLLSLEYTVVIGFIVYEVVAQLHKK
- a CDS encoding GNAT family N-acetyltransferase, yielding MKLVVANESHFKYAQIICDTIAESAKVRGTGIAKRTPEYIQKKLSNGNAIIALDGEKFAGFCYIEVWGHEKFVANSGLIVHPDYRGQGLAKAIKGRIFELSREKFPNAKIFGITTGLAVMKINYDLGYQPVTFSELTDDPEFWKGCQTCKNFDILTRTERKMCLCTGMLYDPEQKEKDKNRKEISSKAFKRLKSIKEALFFNKEKK